One Pyxicephalus adspersus chromosome 3, UCB_Pads_2.0, whole genome shotgun sequence genomic window carries:
- the RRH gene encoding visual pigment-like receptor peropsin, which yields MDKTLEDKIWTSTWAESVNLSTAPTEVHSVFSQYEHNIVAAYLITAGVISILSNIVVLGIFVKFKELRTATNAIIINLAFTDIGVSGIGYPMSAASDLHGSWKFGYTGCQIYAGLNIFFGMASIGLLTVVAIDRYLTICRPDIGRKITSYHYAAMIIAAWINAVFWSVMPIVGWSSYAPDPTGATCTINWRKNDVSFVSYTMTVVAVNFVLPLMVMFYCYYNVSRTMKGYGSNNTLGGGTVDWSDQADVTKMSVVMIVMFLVAWSPYSIVCLWSSFGDPKEISPAMAIIAPLFAKSSTFYNPCIYVIANKKFRRAILSMVRCKSRQEVNLDNQIAMSVSQNPLTT from the exons ATGGACAAAACGCTGGAAGACAAAATATGGACATCCACCTGGGCTGAATCAGTAAATCTTTCTACTGCTCCCACTGAGGTTCATTCTGTGTTTTCCCAGTATGAGCACAATATCGTTGCAGCCTATCTGATAACAGCAG gggTAATAAGCATTTTAAGCAACATTGTGGTTCttggtatttttgtaaaatttaaggaGCTTCGCACTGCAACTAATGCCATCATCATCAATCTGGCATTTACTGATATTGGAGTGAGTGGGATTGGTTATCCTATGTCTGCTGCTTCTGACCTGCATGGAAGTTGGAAATTTGGATATACTGGATGCCAG ATCTATGCTggcttgaatattttttttggcatggCAAGCATTGGACTGCTGACTGTGGTTGCTATCGATCGATACCTGACTATCTGTAGACCTGACATAG GAAGAAAAATAACAAGCTATCATTATGCAGCCATGATTATTGCAGCATGGATAAATGCAGTTTTCTGGTCTGTAATGCCTATTGTGGGATGGTCAAGCTATGCCCCAGACCCCACTGGAGCCACGTGTACAATTAACTGGAGGAAGAACGATGT CTCCTTTGTCTCATATACAATGACTGTGGTTGCAGTAAACTTTGTTTTACCGCTAATGGTAATGTTTTACTGTTATTATAATGTGTCCCGCACAATGAAAGGCTATGGCAGCAACAACACCCTAGGAGGTGGCACTGTAGACTGGTCTGATCAAGCCGATGTCACAAAG ATGTCAGTAGTGATGATTGTTATGTTTTTGGTGGCCTGGTCTCCCTATTCTATTGTGTGCTTGTGGTCATCTTTTGGGGATCCTAAAGAAATTTCACCAGCAATGGCTATTATAGCTCCTCTCTTTGCTAAATCCTCCACTTTCTACAATCCATGCATATAtgtaattgcaaataaaaa GTTCAGGAGAGCAATACTTTCCATGGTGAGATGCAAGTCACGTCAAGAAGTAAATCTAGATAACCAGATTGCAATGAGTGTCTCCCAAAATCCTTTGACAACATAA